In Paroedura picta isolate Pp20150507F chromosome 1, Ppicta_v3.0, whole genome shotgun sequence, the following are encoded in one genomic region:
- the LOC143832938 gene encoding insulinoma-associated protein 1a-like, translated as MPRGFLVKRTRREGPVSYRIRALQDDPLAVPPPSGVVLPSAHRKLPRVGGVLPESWPPSQSPLRLVSTTPLASCLDRGLNSGSPAPGESAPACSSQSPGLGSACAVAKQAPPLPKRASLGSKEGSPDAVVLLGAFVCQLCQESYPGPLALAQHCCSRIARVEYRCHECSKTFSCPANLASHRRWHKPRGGGHVGGTKENESPEATNSSSLPHPGSVEGSYRCSHCPKRFRRRAYLCKHLALHTATATAPVLSESQHLHGNLTPQCASWPKKPF; from the coding sequence ATGCCTCGTGGGTTCCTGGTGAAGAGGACGCGCCGAGAGGGCCCCGTGTCCTACCGCATCAGAGCTCTGCAGGACGACCCCCTGGCCGTGCCACCTCCCAGCGGAGTAGTTCTGCCCTCTGCCCACCGGAAGCTACCCAGAGTGGGGGGAGTCCTGCCGGAGTCCTGGCCTCCCTCCCAGAGCCCCCTGCGCTTGGTAAGCACCACTCCGCTGGCCAGCTGCCTCGATCGGGGTCTGAACTCTGGATCTCCAGCACCAGGGGAATCTGCTCCAGCGTGCAGCTCGCAGTCTCCCGGCTTGGGTTCAGCCTGTGCCGTAGCAAAGCAAGCCCCCCCGCTGCCTAAGAGAGCCAGCCTGGGTTCCAAGGAAGGGTCCCCGGATGCAGTAGTCTTGCTGGGTGCCTTTGTCTGCCAGCTGTGCCAGGAGTCCTACCCTGGCCCCCTCGCCCTGGCCCAACACTGCTGCTCCCGCATTGCCCGGGTCGAGTACCGCTGCCACGAATGCAGCAAGACCTTCAGTTGCCCGGCCAACCTGGCTTCCCATCGGCGCTGGCACAAGCCCCGAGGTGGCGGGCACGTCGGGGGCACCAAGGAGAACGAGAGTCCGGAGGCAACCAACAGTTCCAGTCTGCCACACCCTGGCTCCGTGGAGGGCAGCTACCGATGCTCTCATTGCCCCAAGAGGTTTCGGCGTCGGGCCTACCTCTGCAAGCACCTGGCTCTGcacaccgccaccgccaccgcgcCAGTGCTGTCGGAGAGCCAGCATCTCCACGGCAACCTCACTCCTCAGTGTGCTTCCTGGCCCAAGAAGCCGTTTTAG